The Leisingera caerulea DSM 24564 genome has a window encoding:
- a CDS encoding ATP-grasp domain-containing protein yields the protein MTTLYYRLSGTTDPEERLEDACLSKAMHDTYGSRITILPPEASPPADATVFGRGRQLGFGTSGSGQAKLDYARDPGFLWGISRSFKVCGLQEAELEVARLHAAGKDAFVKAMQEKLMTERVPRGMSLHEAIGDMVYSFIERPDCLMVQEHVAMRNERRLVFVDGTLVTHSPVAFHLTPLDRSRLAAETGRPAEELHYTDPESRTPVWNAELSRRMVRFANEVAARSRLRTMTIDVAELADGRLEVIEFNSGWPGSFGLFACDPYAIAKASSALLPADPAGEVRCRKVEHLTAPAPREAAADTDADWCDEP from the coding sequence ATGACCACACTTTACTATCGCCTGTCAGGCACCACCGATCCCGAAGAACGTCTGGAGGATGCCTGCCTCTCCAAAGCCATGCATGACACCTACGGTTCCAGGATCACTATCCTGCCGCCGGAAGCCAGTCCCCCCGCAGACGCGACCGTCTTTGGCCGCGGCCGGCAGCTGGGGTTCGGCACATCTGGATCCGGCCAGGCCAAGCTGGACTATGCCCGTGACCCCGGGTTCCTTTGGGGGATTTCCAGATCTTTCAAGGTTTGCGGGCTTCAGGAAGCGGAGTTGGAAGTTGCTCGGCTGCATGCTGCCGGCAAGGATGCCTTTGTAAAGGCAATGCAGGAAAAGCTCATGACGGAACGGGTTCCGCGCGGGATGAGCCTGCACGAGGCCATCGGAGATATGGTGTATTCCTTCATCGAGCGGCCCGACTGCCTTATGGTCCAGGAGCACGTTGCAATGCGCAATGAGCGCCGCCTGGTATTCGTGGACGGCACGCTGGTCACGCATTCGCCGGTCGCATTTCATCTCACCCCACTGGATCGCTCCAGACTGGCGGCAGAGACAGGCCGCCCGGCCGAAGAATTGCATTACACAGACCCCGAGAGCCGCACCCCGGTTTGGAATGCTGAGCTTTCCCGGCGGATGGTCCGCTTTGCTAACGAGGTCGCCGCCCGCTCGCGGTTGCGCACGATGACGATTGATGTGGCGGAGCTGGCAGATGGCAGACTGGAAGTCATCGAATTCAATTCGGGATGGCCTGGCAGCTTTGGCCTCTTTGCCTGCGATCCATACGCAATTGCCAAGGCCAGCAGCGCACTCCTGCCCGCGGATCCGGCTGGGGAGGTCCGGTGCCGGAAAGTGGAGCACCTCACCGCGCCCGCGCCCCGGGAAGCGGCCGCGGATACCGATGCCGATTGGTGCGACGAACCGTAG
- a CDS encoding DEAD/DEAH box helicase, with protein MFFREVSIRSVKIRLERAMPINVELKKKAPKFDGDRPRWNLVASGPVELFNTGMERFMFLHGMNGINEEGDYSIWSSMPSIGAPPVYLADILRKKYGCKLKPDTARLIEQAVKGRGDGDNLDHFIGRPNKRTGGGVDLVVAAGSVDFIANCSEDHWERRNFLEGAGWTPIEQPTPAIAERFGTRPYRTRDPFLAGNLEMYMPAAVKQKMQKALGAASRNIALSKTQKAPDDFAVPAPEGIDYFDFQKGGIQMVVDSGKGAIIADDMGLGKTIQGIGVLNGRPDAKRAIFFCQANMKLKWVREIEKWKINRDLTVGYAEGSTFPDTDIVVINYDIAQKNIDKIRTINWDLVITDEAHNLKNPEAQRTQAILGDLDSFEGLGPIPMNKNGQLVHLTGTPKPNRVAELWPLLTSSRPDIWGRGPEARQAFLNRYEPPILIQREVQSKFKGGKPRKIIVPMPGKPIRELELQMRMRGSGSFIRRLKRDTDLPPKMRTPIEMPFRLSKEDLEVLKQAEADLDEIHDRIRGKKLTAGQTRQAREVIDVIGGMNPGSPHFSEIARVRKNLGVLKAPHAARFIIDELHDDKDLPADLRRKTVVFAHHKEVIRKIAEMAEAEFPGGVLVYDGSSKGNAQQAQAKVDAFQENPNSRLFIMSLSGATGITLTAAHRMRVVEPDWSPSNMTQIEDRIWRIGQEQACDIGYLFVPNSLDVKMGLALHAKMETDERAVNTMSYRGMKTTRRASSEIVTGDAGASGVRVNKTRTRSGKNANVDETQPELPL; from the coding sequence TTGTTCTTTCGGGAGGTCTCAATACGATCTGTTAAAATCAGACTGGAGCGCGCAATGCCCATTAATGTGGAACTCAAAAAGAAAGCCCCGAAATTCGATGGGGATCGGCCGCGGTGGAACCTAGTTGCGAGCGGGCCGGTTGAACTGTTCAATACGGGCATGGAACGCTTCATGTTCCTGCATGGCATGAACGGCATCAATGAAGAGGGCGATTATTCGATCTGGTCATCGATGCCCTCCATTGGCGCGCCTCCCGTCTATCTGGCAGATATTCTGCGAAAAAAGTACGGGTGCAAGCTCAAGCCGGATACCGCCCGCCTGATAGAACAGGCCGTAAAAGGCAGGGGCGATGGGGACAACCTTGATCATTTTATCGGCCGCCCGAACAAGCGCACCGGCGGAGGGGTGGATCTCGTTGTTGCTGCCGGGTCGGTCGACTTTATCGCGAACTGCTCAGAGGATCATTGGGAGCGGCGCAACTTCCTTGAGGGCGCGGGCTGGACACCGATCGAACAGCCTACGCCTGCCATTGCAGAGCGGTTCGGCACCAGGCCCTACCGGACTCGCGATCCATTCCTGGCAGGCAACCTGGAAATGTACATGCCAGCGGCCGTGAAGCAGAAAATGCAAAAGGCGCTTGGCGCAGCCAGCCGCAATATCGCGCTGAGCAAGACCCAGAAGGCTCCCGATGATTTCGCTGTGCCGGCCCCGGAGGGGATCGATTACTTCGATTTCCAGAAGGGCGGCATCCAAATGGTGGTGGACAGCGGCAAGGGGGCCATCATTGCTGACGACATGGGGCTCGGGAAAACCATTCAGGGTATCGGCGTACTCAATGGCCGCCCGGATGCGAAACGGGCCATTTTTTTCTGCCAGGCGAACATGAAGCTGAAATGGGTTCGCGAAATTGAGAAGTGGAAAATCAACCGTGATCTGACCGTGGGCTACGCTGAAGGCTCAACCTTCCCTGATACGGATATCGTAGTGATCAACTACGATATCGCCCAAAAGAACATCGACAAGATCCGCACGATCAACTGGGACCTGGTGATCACTGACGAGGCCCATAACCTGAAGAACCCTGAGGCCCAGCGGACCCAGGCCATTCTGGGCGATCTCGACAGCTTTGAGGGCCTTGGACCTATTCCGATGAACAAGAACGGGCAGCTGGTCCATTTGACCGGTACACCCAAGCCGAACCGGGTCGCCGAGCTGTGGCCGCTGCTCACCTCAAGCCGGCCGGATATCTGGGGCAGGGGCCCTGAGGCGCGGCAGGCTTTTCTCAACCGGTATGAGCCTCCCATCCTGATCCAGCGGGAGGTGCAGTCAAAGTTCAAAGGGGGCAAGCCGCGCAAGATTATCGTTCCAATGCCCGGCAAGCCGATCCGCGAGCTGGAACTGCAGATGCGCATGCGCGGGTCGGGTTCCTTCATCCGGCGCCTGAAGCGGGATACGGATCTGCCGCCCAAGATGCGCACCCCGATCGAGATGCCATTCCGCCTCTCCAAGGAGGATCTGGAGGTTCTCAAGCAGGCTGAGGCGGACCTGGATGAAATCCACGATCGCATCCGCGGAAAGAAGCTGACCGCCGGACAGACACGGCAGGCCCGTGAAGTCATTGACGTAATCGGCGGCATGAACCCGGGAAGCCCCCATTTCTCGGAAATCGCGCGTGTGCGAAAAAACCTCGGCGTTCTCAAGGCGCCCCATGCGGCCCGCTTCATCATTGACGAGCTGCATGACGATAAGGATCTTCCGGCCGATCTTCGCCGGAAGACGGTGGTCTTTGCGCACCACAAAGAGGTTATCCGCAAGATTGCCGAAATGGCGGAAGCCGAGTTTCCAGGCGGGGTGCTTGTCTATGATGGCAGCTCCAAGGGCAATGCGCAGCAGGCGCAGGCCAAAGTGGATGCCTTCCAGGAAAATCCGAATTCCCGTTTGTTCATCATGTCGCTCTCGGGAGCAACCGGGATCACTCTGACCGCGGCACACCGGATGCGTGTGGTGGAGCCGGACTGGTCCCCCTCGAACATGACGCAGATCGAGGACCGCATCTGGAGGATTGGGCAAGAGCAGGCTTGCGACATCGGATATCTGTTTGTGCCGAATTCACTGGATGTGAAAATGGGACTTGCACTTCATGCAAAAATGGAAACCGATGAGCGCGCAGTGAATACAATGAGTTATCGGGGGATGAAGACCACGAGGCGCGCTTCATCGGAAATTGTGACTGGCGACGCCGGCGCATCTGGAGTACGGGTGAACAAAACCCGGACCCGGTCCGGGAAGAACGCAAATGTGGATGAAACCCAGCCCGAGCTCCCGTTATAA